A single window of Streptomyces sp. NBC_00464 DNA harbors:
- a CDS encoding pentapeptide repeat-containing protein, which translates to MAKKGPEGTTARVEVLSGIGGGLITGFAVGLSVLFLERGFVAAQERAAWRANVEIAESIPGFTPGKRSLEGMHFAGKRLKDADFRNLDLHGVSFRDTELLGARFDGANLRGADFTNADLETAIFGKADLSKALLLGSNLGRADMAHVKSVHEAQVNTNTCWPPSRFQGFRNLKMQTTPMPRNDDQGTPVKGWGTDGPCPDWTAD; encoded by the coding sequence ATGGCCAAGAAGGGCCCAGAAGGAACGACCGCACGCGTTGAAGTTCTTTCCGGCATCGGCGGTGGTCTGATTACGGGCTTCGCTGTCGGTCTGAGCGTGCTGTTCCTGGAGAGGGGATTCGTCGCCGCGCAGGAGCGAGCAGCCTGGCGCGCCAATGTAGAAATTGCCGAAAGTATCCCTGGGTTCACCCCCGGGAAGCGGTCACTGGAAGGCATGCATTTCGCCGGCAAGAGGTTGAAGGACGCCGACTTCCGCAACCTCGACCTGCATGGCGTGAGCTTCCGTGACACCGAGCTTCTGGGCGCAAGATTTGACGGCGCCAACCTGCGTGGCGCTGACTTCACCAACGCCGATCTGGAGACCGCTATTTTCGGAAAGGCCGACCTCTCCAAGGCTCTGCTACTCGGTAGCAATCTCGGCCGTGCGGACATGGCCCATGTCAAGTCCGTACACGAAGCGCAGGTGAACACGAATACATGCTGGCCGCCCAGCCGCTTCCAGGGGTTCAGAAACCTCAAAATGCAGACCACCCCCATGCCTCGGAACGACGACCAGGGCACGCCCGTCAAGGGATGGGGCACTGATGGGCCATGCCCGGATTGGACAGCTGACTGA
- a CDS encoding DUF4328 domain-containing protein translates to MTHNDAIAASRPVSSPDGEPLFVPTAMTAAVVAALGACVLLNAALLVAQLRLYRAPDGSHAASGSETWVDNLTGMVLFAFLLTGFVFLRWLWQMRVNAEALAPGGHRMKRGWTTGAWLIPVACFFLPKRILNDIWAASSPPDRPRRPGGLLTSWWLVFVAAQLLAYPSPSRGPLTTGMAGAALYVVAGVLCIGVVRRLATMQREGLRGCN, encoded by the coding sequence GTGACTCACAACGACGCCATTGCCGCGTCCCGTCCCGTGTCATCGCCTGATGGCGAACCGCTCTTCGTACCGACCGCGATGACGGCCGCAGTCGTGGCCGCGCTCGGAGCCTGTGTGCTGCTGAACGCCGCGTTGCTGGTCGCTCAGCTGCGTCTCTACCGCGCACCTGACGGCTCGCATGCCGCCTCCGGGAGCGAGACGTGGGTCGACAACCTGACCGGTATGGTGCTGTTCGCCTTCCTGCTGACCGGATTCGTCTTCCTCCGCTGGCTGTGGCAGATGCGGGTGAACGCCGAGGCGCTGGCGCCCGGTGGACACCGGATGAAGCGCGGCTGGACCACAGGCGCGTGGCTGATCCCCGTCGCCTGCTTCTTTCTCCCCAAGCGGATCCTCAATGACATCTGGGCTGCCAGCTCTCCACCCGACCGCCCGCGGCGCCCCGGTGGACTGCTGACCTCGTGGTGGCTGGTCTTCGTGGCGGCGCAGCTTCTCGCCTATCCCTCCCCCTCCCGAGGCCCACTGACGACAGGCATGGCCGGGGCCGCGCTGTATGTCGTCGCAGGGGTTCTGTGCATCGGCGTGGTGCGGCGGCTTGCCACGATGCAGAGGGAGGGCCTCCGGGGATGCAACTAA
- a CDS encoding FKBP-type peptidyl-prolyl cis-trans isomerase: MSEPTKPEIDLPEGDAPTELTIRDLLVGDGLEAKPGRVVQVHYVGVTFESEREFDSSWDRGRAFKFAVGGGKVIKGWDRGIRGMKVGGRREIIVPPRLGYGKQSPSPLIPAGSTLVFVVDLLSVAV, from the coding sequence ATGAGCGAACCGACGAAGCCCGAGATCGACCTTCCGGAGGGCGACGCTCCCACCGAGCTGACCATCCGCGACCTCCTTGTCGGGGACGGGCTTGAGGCGAAGCCGGGCAGGGTTGTCCAGGTTCACTACGTCGGGGTCACCTTCGAGTCCGAAAGAGAGTTCGACAGCTCCTGGGATCGGGGCCGGGCGTTCAAGTTCGCCGTGGGCGGCGGGAAGGTCATCAAGGGCTGGGACCGCGGGATCAGAGGGATGAAGGTCGGCGGCCGCCGCGAGATCATCGTTCCCCCGCGCCTCGGCTACGGCAAGCAGTCACCCTCGCCGCTGATCCCGGCGGGCTCGACACTCGTCTTCGTGGTGGACCTGCTCTCCGTCGCAGTCTGA
- a CDS encoding DUF6357 family protein: MARPYSPGPKQFVFVVGDGNDQQVSVRDAQEAYVAFSAFFRGRDSDTYTIEDEPAGQSLVLMPGQGVIARIEAADQPRSEYLQVDRANRYLPSAMLFFENGYAGLDRFGQWFSDLADLDASPETRGAARAATFTTEAAAIQEVARIWADSGYVDPSDQYYVFFDSHDVGDDRAERAELLKLIESLGIERVDAPAEAAEGEVWVRTDTRLDVEFERWS, encoded by the coding sequence ATGGCTCGCCCTTACAGCCCCGGACCGAAACAGTTCGTCTTCGTTGTCGGTGACGGCAACGACCAGCAGGTATCCGTACGCGACGCCCAGGAAGCCTACGTTGCATTCTCCGCGTTCTTCCGGGGCCGGGATTCCGATACCTACACCATCGAAGATGAACCGGCGGGCCAAAGCCTGGTGCTCATGCCCGGTCAAGGTGTGATCGCCCGGATCGAAGCGGCGGACCAACCTCGTTCGGAATACCTCCAGGTCGACAGGGCCAACCGCTATCTGCCGAGCGCGATGCTGTTCTTCGAGAACGGATATGCCGGCCTCGACCGCTTCGGCCAGTGGTTCTCGGACCTCGCCGACCTCGACGCGTCACCGGAGACCCGCGGTGCTGCACGCGCCGCCACGTTCACGACCGAAGCCGCGGCAATCCAAGAAGTAGCCCGAATCTGGGCGGACTCGGGCTACGTGGACCCGAGCGACCAGTACTACGTCTTCTTCGACTCGCATGATGTCGGCGATGACCGAGCGGAACGAGCCGAACTGCTCAAGTTGATCGAATCCCTCGGGATCGAACGAGTCGACGCCCCGGCCGAGGCCGCTGAGGGCGAAGTGTGGGTGCGCACCGACACGCGCCTCGATGTCGAATTCGAACGGTGGTCATGA
- a CDS encoding GNAT family N-acetyltransferase, translating to MSTYETMPFHLETERLILRPWADSDAVEFSALLSERGKGTPTVERTRTSIAKLLAETETTGFALLPIQRRDEGDFIGYCGLIIGRSTVEEPEIAYELFQRAHGYGYATEAAGAVLDAAVATGRKRLWSTVGAWNTPSFRVLEKLGFERDHVSVEDSGEVVWLTRSLP from the coding sequence ATGTCTACGTACGAGACGATGCCGTTCCACCTCGAAACCGAGCGGCTGATACTGCGGCCGTGGGCCGATTCGGATGCTGTCGAGTTCAGCGCCCTCCTCTCCGAACGAGGCAAGGGGACGCCCACGGTGGAGCGCACCCGGACGTCCATCGCGAAGCTGCTCGCCGAGACGGAGACGACGGGGTTCGCCCTGTTGCCCATCCAGCGCCGTGACGAAGGCGACTTCATCGGCTATTGCGGGTTGATCATCGGCCGCTCCACCGTCGAGGAGCCCGAGATCGCGTATGAGCTGTTCCAGCGCGCGCATGGGTACGGATATGCCACCGAGGCGGCCGGTGCCGTGCTCGATGCCGCTGTGGCGACTGGGCGGAAACGGCTCTGGTCGACCGTCGGCGCGTGGAACACACCGTCGTTCCGCGTCCTTGAGAAGCTCGGGTTCGAGCGGGATCACGTGTCCGTGGAGGACAGTGGTGAAGTGGTGTGGCTCACGCGCTCGTTGCCGTGA
- a CDS encoding helix-turn-helix domain-containing protein, with translation MAETDTALRTLAHNVRAARTRAGLSLDELGRRAQVSKGALVGLEKAQGNPNFATLVRLADTLGISVSALMEGPAEGRVRVVTADAVTPLWTGSRGSEARLMLTTSGAAPVEVWRWRLEPDEEYPSHPHQAGVVETVSVTSGRMTLVVDGTEHLVEAGQTAAFDGDAPHTYRGTGTGTCHLIMTVHLPPGPGPAA, from the coding sequence ATGGCCGAGACAGACACAGCCCTGCGCACACTCGCGCACAACGTCAGAGCGGCACGCACCCGTGCGGGCCTGTCCCTGGACGAGCTCGGCCGGCGCGCACAGGTCAGCAAGGGTGCGCTGGTGGGCCTGGAGAAGGCCCAGGGCAACCCCAACTTCGCCACCCTGGTCCGCCTGGCCGACACCCTGGGCATCTCGGTGTCCGCACTGATGGAAGGTCCGGCGGAAGGCCGCGTCCGCGTCGTGACGGCCGACGCCGTGACCCCTCTGTGGACGGGATCCCGGGGCAGCGAGGCCCGGCTCATGCTGACGACCTCGGGCGCGGCCCCGGTCGAGGTCTGGCGCTGGCGGCTGGAACCGGACGAGGAGTACCCCAGCCACCCGCACCAGGCCGGGGTGGTGGAAACGGTCAGCGTGACGTCCGGCCGCATGACGCTTGTCGTGGACGGCACCGAGCACCTCGTCGAAGCCGGCCAGACGGCGGCCTTCGACGGCGACGCCCCCCACACCTACCGCGGCACCGGCACCGGGACCTGCCACCTGATCATGACGGTCCACCTGCCGCCGGGCCCGGGACCGGCCGCCTGA
- a CDS encoding EamA family transporter produces MIALLLALGSSLAYGCADFLGGLGARKAHVLRTVMIAAPASLVVELLLWPILGASFSAETLGWGAASGVASAAAFTLLYRTLAIGPMNVLSPVTALVSAMLPVGVGLVQGERLGAAGLVGLPLALAAVVLVSAGHGSGSVRPSRTALLLALGAGAAIALQLVFLHQAPSDSGVAPLIIGRAVSSAVTLGAAGLMFRRLGSERPAYAMSATAGVLDSVANLLFLLAARSGDLAVVAVITALYPAGTVLLARSVLAERIHRGQIVGLTAAAAAVGLLALA; encoded by the coding sequence GTGATTGCTCTGCTGCTGGCCCTGGGCAGCTCGCTCGCCTATGGCTGCGCCGATTTCCTCGGCGGCCTCGGGGCCCGCAAGGCCCATGTCCTGCGCACCGTGATGATTGCCGCCCCGGCTTCCCTCGTGGTCGAGCTCCTGCTGTGGCCCATCCTCGGCGCCTCGTTCAGTGCCGAGACCCTGGGCTGGGGCGCCGCGTCCGGTGTCGCGTCGGCCGCCGCGTTCACGCTGCTCTACCGGACGCTGGCGATCGGCCCGATGAATGTGCTGTCACCCGTGACAGCGCTGGTGTCCGCCATGCTGCCCGTGGGCGTCGGCCTGGTGCAGGGGGAGCGCCTGGGCGCCGCCGGGCTGGTGGGGCTGCCGCTCGCGCTGGCCGCTGTCGTGCTGGTCAGTGCCGGGCACGGCTCGGGATCGGTGCGGCCCTCGCGTACGGCGCTGCTGCTGGCACTCGGTGCGGGTGCCGCCATCGCCCTCCAGCTGGTCTTCCTGCACCAGGCGCCGTCCGACAGCGGGGTCGCCCCGCTGATCATCGGCAGGGCGGTGTCCTCGGCCGTCACGCTGGGTGCCGCCGGGCTGATGTTCCGCCGGCTGGGATCCGAGCGGCCCGCCTACGCGATGTCCGCCACCGCCGGTGTGCTGGACTCGGTCGCCAACCTGCTCTTCCTGCTCGCCGCCCGCAGCGGGGACCTCGCGGTCGTCGCCGTCATCACCGCGCTCTACCCGGCCGGCACCGTCCTGCTCGCCCGCAGCGTGCTGGCCGAACGCATCCACCGCGGCCAGATCGTCGGGCTCACCGCCGCCGCCGCTGCCGTCGGCCTCCTCGCCCTCGCCTGA
- a CDS encoding B3/B4 domain-containing protein, giving the protein MTDFRLAPAVADAFPDTLVAVVTATGLRGREDWPDTAVALEELERQLADGAWQPADETDPRIEAWHTAYRSFGTNPRRIRPSVDALGRRLAKKGALPRINPPVDSYNAVSVRHGLPAGAFDLGQVTGDVDIRYADGSEEFTPLGEPDTVENPKPGEIIYADTGGVLTRHWNHRDAHRTRVTEDSTHVAFILETLHATRDGHLLKAAALELRELLAPHAQQTAVHHLGPARSRITV; this is encoded by the coding sequence ATGACCGATTTCCGCCTTGCCCCCGCTGTCGCCGACGCCTTCCCCGACACCCTCGTCGCCGTGGTCACCGCCACCGGCCTGCGTGGCCGCGAGGACTGGCCCGACACGGCCGTCGCGCTGGAGGAACTGGAGCGGCAACTCGCCGACGGGGCCTGGCAGCCCGCCGACGAGACCGACCCCCGTATCGAGGCGTGGCACACCGCCTACCGCTCCTTCGGTACCAACCCCCGGCGCATCCGCCCCAGCGTCGACGCGCTCGGCAGGCGCCTCGCCAAGAAGGGGGCGCTGCCCCGGATCAACCCGCCCGTCGACTCCTACAACGCCGTCTCCGTTCGTCACGGACTGCCCGCAGGGGCCTTCGACCTCGGCCAGGTCACCGGCGACGTCGACATCCGCTACGCGGACGGCAGCGAGGAGTTCACCCCGCTCGGCGAACCCGACACCGTCGAGAATCCCAAGCCCGGCGAGATCATCTACGCGGACACCGGCGGCGTCCTGACCCGGCACTGGAACCACCGCGATGCCCACCGCACCCGCGTCACCGAGGACTCCACCCACGTCGCCTTCATCCTCGAAACGCTCCATGCCACCCGCGACGGTCACCTCCTGAAGGCCGCAGCACTGGAACTGCGGGAGCTGCTTGCCCCGCACGCCCAGCAGACGGCTGTGCATCATCTCGGCCCGGCGCGGTCCCGGATCACCGTGTGA
- a CDS encoding MFS transporter: MTADQRERAALPAESPLRIPAFRRFLLAHLVSATGSAMAPVALAFAVIGQGGGARSLGIVLTANTVPTLVLLLMGGVLADRMSRSRILFLGNLGAGAAQAAVALLVATGTATTFAISVCACLSGVSAAFIAPAAQGIAARLVPMEQLQQANALVRVPGNAVKVIGPVIGGFVVSFTGPAWALGWDAATFAVAALLLLGLRLAGAVPSGDGVVGDLRTGWAGFRSRSWLWSYTAAGTAVVAAWLAGYQLLGPLVADHSYSGARSWGLVQGSFAAGLLVGTVVCLLWKPQRLMLVCVVTSSGIMLPLAALGLELPLIWVLVTAVVAGIGLDVSIVSWSTIMQQQVSDGELGRLSAFNHVGERIAIPGAYLLVAVASAHWSSRQILLVCAGVILVASLANACVRDVYRIRRAG, encoded by the coding sequence ATGACCGCCGATCAGCGTGAGCGCGCGGCGCTGCCCGCCGAGTCCCCTCTGCGCATCCCTGCCTTCCGGCGGTTCCTGCTGGCTCATCTGGTCTCGGCCACGGGGTCGGCGATGGCACCCGTCGCGCTGGCGTTCGCCGTGATCGGGCAGGGCGGGGGAGCCCGGTCGCTCGGGATCGTGCTCACCGCGAACACCGTGCCGACCCTGGTCCTCCTCCTGATGGGCGGCGTGCTCGCGGACCGCATGTCCCGCAGCCGCATTCTCTTTCTGGGGAACCTCGGTGCCGGCGCCGCCCAGGCGGCCGTCGCCCTGCTGGTCGCGACCGGGACGGCGACGACCTTCGCGATCAGTGTCTGCGCCTGCCTCTCGGGGGTGTCGGCCGCCTTCATCGCGCCTGCCGCTCAGGGGATCGCGGCCCGGCTCGTACCGATGGAACAGCTTCAGCAGGCCAACGCGCTGGTCCGGGTGCCCGGCAACGCGGTCAAGGTCATCGGTCCGGTCATCGGCGGGTTCGTCGTCTCGTTCACCGGGCCCGCCTGGGCGCTCGGGTGGGACGCGGCCACCTTCGCCGTTGCCGCCCTTCTCCTGCTCGGGCTCCGGCTTGCCGGGGCCGTCCCCTCCGGTGACGGTGTCGTGGGCGATCTCCGTACCGGCTGGGCCGGGTTCCGCTCCCGGAGCTGGCTCTGGAGCTACACCGCCGCCGGGACCGCTGTCGTGGCGGCCTGGCTGGCCGGCTACCAGCTGCTCGGTCCGCTCGTGGCCGACCACAGCTACTCCGGTGCCCGCTCCTGGGGGCTCGTGCAGGGCTCCTTCGCCGCCGGGCTGCTCGTCGGTACGGTCGTATGCCTCCTCTGGAAGCCGCAACGGCTGATGCTGGTCTGTGTCGTGACGAGTTCGGGCATCATGCTGCCGCTGGCGGCTCTCGGGCTGGAACTGCCCCTGATCTGGGTGCTGGTGACCGCCGTCGTCGCAGGCATCGGACTGGACGTGTCCATCGTCTCCTGGTCCACGATCATGCAGCAGCAGGTATCCGACGGGGAGTTGGGGCGCCTCAGTGCGTTCAACCACGTCGGTGAGCGCATCGCCATCCCGGGGGCGTACCTGCTGGTCGCGGTGGCCTCGGCGCACTGGAGCAGCCGGCAGATTCTTCTGGTGTGTGCGGGGGTCATCCTCGTCGCCTCCCTTGCCAACGCGTGCGTGCGCGACGTGTACCGGATTCGGCGGGCGGGCTGA
- a CDS encoding MFS transporter, with protein MKAAGSSRAGARPSLWRDADFRRLWVGQTASQFGAQSTQVVLPLLAVVSLHAGSGQLGVLRAVEQAPILLLSLFAGAWVDRRRARTVMVAADCGRAFALAVIPAAYLLGLLGLPVLLVVALLVGVLSVFFDVAYQASLVRLVARDRLMQGNSALEGSRSAAQIGGPALGGLLVSLFPGPVAVVPGAFFFALSSVSIRRIRRREPVPAGSDGPARIRQQIHEGLRFVAGNASLRAVGVASALFQFWFAALMTVYLLYLPRGLHLSGTAVGLALAAMGPGAVVGSLLAARLPGRFGYGKVLVASAVIADGVMLCVPALHGSAAVTLPALIGVNFLFGTFGQLVNVTIMAVRQAITPVGIQGRVVATINFAGMGLTPVGSLLGGFLAGHWGLRTSLLVTAVALSLSPLFMAFSPLARLGRHLPYEQRTEPPDVCRPRADSARTTPELLQMEFSPPAESGTRRARTRWQGRRRG; from the coding sequence ATGAAGGCGGCCGGGAGCAGCCGGGCCGGGGCTCGGCCGAGCCTGTGGCGGGATGCCGACTTCCGCAGGCTGTGGGTGGGCCAGACCGCGTCACAGTTCGGGGCGCAGTCCACCCAGGTCGTCCTGCCGCTCCTCGCCGTGGTGTCGCTGCACGCGGGTTCCGGTCAACTCGGGGTCCTGCGTGCGGTGGAGCAGGCACCGATCCTGCTGCTCTCACTCTTCGCGGGCGCGTGGGTCGACCGTCGGCGCGCCCGTACGGTGATGGTGGCGGCGGACTGCGGACGGGCATTCGCGCTGGCGGTGATCCCCGCCGCGTATCTGCTGGGCCTCCTCGGGCTGCCCGTACTGCTCGTGGTCGCGCTGCTCGTCGGCGTACTGAGTGTGTTCTTCGACGTGGCGTACCAGGCCTCGCTCGTACGGCTGGTGGCACGCGACCGGCTGATGCAGGGCAACAGCGCGCTGGAGGGCAGCAGATCAGCGGCGCAGATCGGCGGTCCCGCACTCGGTGGTCTGCTGGTGTCGCTGTTCCCGGGGCCGGTCGCCGTCGTACCCGGCGCGTTCTTCTTCGCGCTGTCGTCCGTGTCGATCCGGCGGATCCGCAGGCGCGAACCGGTCCCGGCGGGCAGCGACGGCCCGGCCCGCATCCGGCAGCAGATCCACGAGGGCCTCCGCTTCGTGGCCGGCAACGCCTCTCTGCGGGCGGTGGGTGTGGCCTCGGCACTCTTCCAGTTCTGGTTCGCCGCCCTGATGACCGTCTATCTGCTGTACCTCCCGCGCGGCCTGCACCTGTCGGGCACGGCCGTCGGCCTGGCACTCGCCGCGATGGGCCCGGGCGCGGTCGTGGGGTCGCTGCTGGCGGCGAGGCTGCCGGGGAGGTTCGGGTACGGCAAGGTGCTGGTGGCATCGGCGGTGATCGCGGACGGTGTGATGCTGTGCGTACCGGCGCTGCACGGTTCGGCGGCCGTCACACTCCCCGCACTCATCGGCGTCAACTTCCTCTTCGGCACCTTCGGCCAGTTGGTCAACGTGACGATCATGGCCGTGCGGCAGGCCATCACACCCGTAGGGATACAGGGCCGGGTGGTGGCGACGATCAACTTCGCCGGCATGGGCCTGACCCCGGTGGGTTCACTGCTGGGCGGCTTCCTGGCGGGCCACTGGGGACTGCGTACGAGTCTGCTGGTGACCGCCGTCGCCCTCTCGCTGTCCCCGCTGTTCATGGCGTTCTCCCCGCTGGCACGACTGGGCAGACACCTTCCGTACGAACAGCGGACGGAACCGCCGGACGTCTGCCGCCCACGCGCGGACAGCGCCCGTACGACTCCGGAGCTCCTCCAGATGGAGTTCAGCCCGCCCGCCGAATCCGGTACACGTCGCGCACGCACGCGTTGGCAAGGGAGGCGACGAGGATGA
- a CDS encoding DUF7144 family membrane protein produces MAQTAPTPGNSSSSPSHPGGINPWAAGGIMFAGVLLMVDGVLGAIKGIAGIASDDVYARINNYVFEFNVTTWGWIHLILGIIIAVVGWGILKGSVWARGAGVGLAALNMIANFMWLPYQPIWAVVSLAIDTFVIWALCTDRSKAVI; encoded by the coding sequence ATGGCACAGACCGCGCCCACGCCGGGCAACTCGTCCTCGTCCCCGTCCCACCCCGGGGGCATCAACCCCTGGGCGGCCGGCGGGATCATGTTCGCCGGTGTTCTGCTGATGGTCGACGGGGTGCTGGGGGCGATCAAGGGCATCGCCGGAATCGCCTCCGACGACGTCTACGCGCGGATCAACAACTACGTCTTCGAGTTCAACGTGACGACCTGGGGATGGATCCACCTCATCCTCGGCATCATCATCGCCGTCGTCGGCTGGGGCATCCTCAAGGGCTCCGTCTGGGCGCGCGGCGCAGGTGTGGGGCTGGCGGCGCTCAACATGATCGCCAACTTCATGTGGCTGCCCTACCAGCCGATCTGGGCCGTCGTCTCCCTCGCGATCGACACCTTCGTGATCTGGGCCCTGTGCACCGACCGCTCGAAGGCGGTCATTTGA
- a CDS encoding DUF1254 domain-containing protein, which produces MPEEHTNELVELAAEAYVYGYPLVFDLSMVETCLHKGFGSLPAAPFNQFSHSDRLADAEAHFVSVNNDTVYSIAQLDLSGGPVLLHVPDTDGAYYVLQFVDAWSNNFAYVGRRATGTEAGDWLVVPPGWAGTAPEDVRGVIDAPTTVVTIVGRNACDGPDDLERRVRALQEQLTLTHLEPGEHRTGLPAPDAGVPAELRFFEQLRVWMADFPPSAADRAYQDRFQPLGLLEEGPSPYVPAGSALVRALTEGLALGKERVEAASRSGAGDGGGGGWSMNPHLFDYNLDWFGVGTIDSPEWKIADREASYPARAAAARVGLWGNHGYEAVYAQTFHDAAGAPLSGAHRYELRFEESPPVDAFWSVTMYDTPDYFLVANPAGRYSIGDRTPGIVRADDGSLTIHISRERPADPAEAANWLPAPEGEFRPMLRLYMPQRAILDGKYEIPAVRRVGEAGRG; this is translated from the coding sequence ATGCCTGAGGAGCACACGAACGAGCTCGTCGAGCTGGCTGCCGAGGCGTACGTCTACGGGTACCCGCTCGTCTTCGACCTGTCGATGGTCGAGACGTGTCTGCACAAGGGGTTCGGCAGCCTGCCGGCCGCGCCCTTCAACCAGTTCTCCCACTCCGACCGGCTCGCCGACGCCGAGGCACACTTCGTGTCCGTCAACAACGACACCGTGTACTCCATCGCCCAGCTCGACCTCTCCGGCGGACCGGTCCTGCTGCACGTCCCGGACACCGACGGGGCCTACTACGTCCTCCAGTTCGTCGACGCCTGGTCCAACAACTTCGCCTACGTCGGCCGCCGGGCCACCGGGACGGAGGCGGGCGACTGGCTCGTCGTGCCGCCCGGCTGGGCAGGCACCGCGCCCGAAGACGTGCGCGGGGTGATCGACGCCCCCACCACGGTCGTCACCATCGTCGGCCGCAACGCCTGTGACGGCCCCGACGACCTGGAGCGGCGGGTCCGCGCGCTCCAGGAACAGCTCACCCTCACCCACCTCGAACCGGGCGAGCACCGCACCGGTCTGCCCGCCCCCGATGCCGGGGTGCCGGCGGAGCTCCGCTTCTTCGAGCAGCTCAGGGTATGGATGGCCGACTTCCCGCCGTCCGCCGCGGACCGGGCCTATCAGGACCGGTTCCAGCCGCTGGGGCTCCTGGAAGAGGGGCCTTCGCCGTATGTCCCGGCCGGTTCCGCTCTCGTACGCGCCCTGACCGAGGGACTGGCCCTGGGCAAGGAACGGGTGGAGGCGGCCAGCCGGTCGGGGGCCGGGGACGGGGGCGGTGGGGGGTGGTCGATGAATCCTCACCTCTTCGACTACAACCTGGACTGGTTCGGCGTCGGGACCATCGACTCGCCGGAGTGGAAGATCGCGGACCGGGAGGCCTCCTACCCGGCCAGGGCCGCGGCGGCTCGCGTCGGGCTGTGGGGGAACCACGGCTACGAGGCCGTGTACGCGCAGACCTTCCACGACGCCGCCGGTGCGCCGCTCAGCGGTGCGCACCGCTACGAGCTCCGCTTCGAGGAGTCGCCGCCGGTCGACGCGTTCTGGTCCGTGACCATGTACGACACCCCGGACTACTTCCTCGTCGCCAATCCGGCGGGGCGGTACTCGATCGGGGACCGTACGCCCGGAATCGTGCGCGCCGACGACGGGTCGCTGACCATTCACATCAGCCGGGAGCGGCCGGCCGACCCGGCCGAGGCGGCGAACTGGCTGCCGGCGCCCGAAGGGGAGTTCCGGCCCATGCTCAGGCTGTACATGCCGCAGCGGGCGATTCTGGACGGGAAGTACGAGATCCCCGCCGTCCGCCGGGTCGGCGAGGCCGGTCGTGGGTGA
- a CDS encoding GAP family protein codes for MGDAIGQMLASAVGIAISPLPLIAVILMLATPRGRSNGIAFALAWTVSLAVLVTVVVLASSGADASEGDEGPATWTLWLKLGLGALFVLMAAKQWKGRPREGQDAEQPKWMQAIDGFTPGKSAGLAAVLAVANPKNLVLAVGGAVSIASSTADTGGKTVAGVLMVVVASLCTTLPLAVYLFGGKRSAKVLGDWKTWMGRHNAAIMTTVLVVLGAKYIGDAISGLAG; via the coding sequence GTGGGTGACGCGATCGGGCAGATGCTGGCGTCCGCCGTCGGCATCGCCATCAGCCCGCTGCCGCTGATCGCCGTCATCCTCATGCTCGCGACCCCGCGCGGCCGGTCCAACGGCATCGCGTTCGCGCTCGCCTGGACGGTGTCGCTCGCCGTCCTGGTCACGGTGGTCGTGCTCGCGAGCTCGGGGGCCGACGCCTCCGAGGGCGACGAGGGCCCCGCCACCTGGACCCTGTGGCTGAAACTGGGGCTGGGCGCGCTGTTCGTGCTGATGGCGGCCAAGCAGTGGAAGGGACGGCCGAGGGAGGGGCAGGACGCCGAGCAGCCCAAGTGGATGCAGGCGATCGACGGGTTCACCCCTGGCAAGTCGGCGGGGCTGGCGGCCGTGCTGGCCGTCGCCAATCCGAAGAACCTGGTGCTGGCGGTCGGCGGTGCGGTCTCCATCGCCTCCAGCACGGCGGACACGGGCGGGAAGACCGTCGCCGGTGTGCTGATGGTGGTCGTCGCGTCGCTCTGCACCACGCTGCCGCTGGCCGTCTACCTCTTCGGAGGGAAGCGGTCCGCGAAGGTGCTGGGGGACTGGAAGACCTGGATGGGCCGGCACAATGCCGCGATCATGACGACGGTGCTCGTCGTCCTCGGCGCCAAGTACATCGGCGACGCGATCAGCGGGCTGGCCGGCTGA
- a CDS encoding DUF2277 domain-containing protein — translation MCRSIKTLRPPALPEEATEEDIRAAALQFVRKVSGFRAPAAHNREVFDQAVDEIAEATARLLDGLEVRGGVRTP, via the coding sequence ATGTGCCGCAGTATCAAGACCCTTCGTCCGCCGGCCCTCCCCGAAGAGGCGACCGAGGAGGACATCCGCGCCGCCGCCCTGCAGTTCGTCCGCAAGGTGTCCGGCTTCCGCGCCCCGGCCGCGCACAACAGGGAGGTCTTCGACCAGGCAGTCGACGAGATCGCCGAAGCGACGGCCAGACTGCTGGACGGTCTGGAAGTGCGGGGTGGTGTCAGGACGCCGTAG